Proteins from a genomic interval of Phenylobacterium sp. LH3H17:
- a CDS encoding biotin--[acetyl-CoA-carboxylase] ligase — protein MAHPPIEAYDELDSTNAEARRRAEAGEGGPVWITALTQTAGRGRRGRSWQTASGNLAATLLLTTDKPAGEAAQISFVAALAAADLAETCLGPGAAQLKWPNDVLVHGRKAVGILVESGVGPDGLLWLAVGIGINLAHAPQDVERPATSFAEHMTVPPPAPLDALEVLATRFEHWRAAWTREGFAPIATGWTAKAHGLGEACEARLPNQTIRGVALGLDSDGALRLKLDDGAILRITAGDVFFGGA, from the coding sequence GTGGCGCACCCGCCGATCGAAGCCTACGACGAACTCGATTCCACCAACGCCGAGGCGCGCCGCCGCGCCGAGGCGGGGGAGGGCGGCCCGGTGTGGATCACCGCCCTGACGCAGACGGCGGGGCGCGGCCGCCGCGGCCGATCCTGGCAGACCGCGAGCGGCAACCTGGCCGCCACCCTGCTGCTCACCACCGACAAGCCCGCCGGCGAGGCTGCTCAGATATCCTTCGTCGCCGCGCTCGCCGCCGCGGATCTCGCCGAGACCTGCCTGGGTCCCGGCGCCGCCCAGCTGAAATGGCCCAATGACGTCCTGGTGCATGGCCGCAAGGCGGTCGGCATCCTGGTCGAGTCCGGCGTCGGCCCCGATGGCCTGCTCTGGCTGGCGGTTGGTATCGGTATCAACCTGGCCCACGCCCCGCAGGACGTGGAGCGGCCGGCCACGTCCTTCGCCGAGCACATGACCGTCCCGCCGCCGGCGCCGCTCGACGCCCTGGAGGTGCTGGCCACCCGGTTCGAGCATTGGCGCGCGGCCTGGACGCGCGAGGGCTTCGCCCCCATCGCTACGGGGTGGACCGCCAAGGCCCACGGACTGGGCGAAGCCTGCGAAGCGCGCCTGCCCAACCAGACCATCCGGGGTGTTGCGCTGGGCCTGGATTCCGACGGCGCCCTGCGCCTGAAGCTGGACGACGGCGCGATCTTGCGCATAACCGCCGGCGACGTCTTTTTCGGAGGGGCCTGA
- a CDS encoding type III pantothenate kinase — MLLAIEQGNTNTLFAVHDGETWIAQWRAATDPSRTADEYAVWLSQLLNMAGLQFGVLDAAIISSVVPQSIFNLRNLARRYLHVEPLVIGENADLGIEVRIDKPSEAGADRLVNALGAHIVYPGPLIVIDSGTATTFDVIAADGGFEGGVIAPGINLSMEALHTAAAKLPRVAIQKPQHVVGKDTVGAMQSGVFWGYVALIEGLIARIKAERDEPMTVVATGGVASLFHGATLAIDHFDPDLTIRGLLEIHRRNTAART; from the coding sequence ATGCTGCTGGCCATCGAGCAGGGCAACACCAACACGCTGTTCGCCGTGCACGACGGCGAGACCTGGATCGCCCAGTGGCGCGCGGCCACCGATCCCAGCCGCACCGCCGACGAATACGCGGTCTGGCTGTCGCAGCTGCTGAACATGGCGGGCCTGCAGTTCGGAGTGCTGGACGCGGCGATCATTTCCAGCGTGGTGCCGCAGTCGATCTTCAACCTGCGCAACCTGGCCCGGCGCTACCTGCACGTCGAACCCCTGGTGATCGGCGAGAACGCGGACCTGGGCATCGAAGTACGGATCGACAAGCCGTCAGAGGCCGGCGCCGACCGGCTGGTGAACGCGCTGGGCGCGCACATCGTCTATCCGGGCCCGCTGATCGTCATCGACTCGGGCACGGCGACCACCTTCGACGTCATCGCCGCGGATGGTGGGTTCGAGGGGGGTGTGATCGCGCCTGGGATCAACCTATCTATGGAAGCGTTGCACACGGCGGCGGCAAAGTTGCCGCGGGTGGCGATCCAGAAACCCCAGCATGTGGTCGGCAAGGACACCGTCGGCGCCATGCAGTCGGGTGTCTTCTGGGGCTATGTGGCCCTGATCGAGGGCCTGATCGCCCGGATCAAGGCCGAACGCGACGAACCCATGACCGTGGTCGCCACGGGCGGCGTGGCGTCCCTGTTCCATGGGGCGACGCTCGCCATCGACCACTTCGACCCGGATCTGACGATCCGCGGCCTTCTTGAAATTCACCGCCGGAACACGGCGGCAAGGACGTAA
- a CDS encoding ribonuclease J, producing the protein MTKVKPTDELVFLPLGGSNEIGMNFNLYGYGPPHARKWIVVDLGVTFGDQTTPGVEIILPDPEFIEAHAKDILGIVLTHAHEDHIGAVAWLWPRLRAPLYATPFTAFLLREKLRENEDSADAEITEVPLGGTIKLGPFEIDLITLTHSIPEPNGLAIRTPLGTILHTGDWKIDPDPVLGSVTDEGAIRRLGDEGVLAMVCDSTNVFVDGEAGSEADVRDAMAKLISGLTGKVAVACFASNVARMDSIIRAGEAAGRRVCLVGRSMHRMAAAAKSVGLFSDIKEFLTDGEARHFPDDKILYLCTGSQGEPRAALSRIADGTHQHVKLGAGDACVFSSRVIPGNEVPIRNLQNRLADRGVRLYTERDHPGIHVSGHPCRDELARMYAWARPEIAVPTHGERRHLLEHAAFAKDLQVKQTVAPRNGDMVRLAPGRAEIIDEVPAGRIYVDAGFLTPENGDALRERRHAAYNGVLAVSVVLDGRGKIVSGPRVKALGLPADEDYSMDEVLDDLAEDAETAFGKLKGDQREIDSEVEMALSRAVKKASQRIWGKRPVVETTVLRV; encoded by the coding sequence ATGACCAAAGTAAAACCCACCGACGAACTCGTCTTCCTGCCGCTCGGCGGCTCGAACGAGATCGGCATGAACTTCAATCTCTACGGCTACGGCCCTCCGCATGCGCGCAAGTGGATCGTGGTCGACCTGGGCGTCACGTTCGGCGACCAGACCACGCCTGGCGTGGAAATTATCCTGCCCGACCCGGAGTTCATCGAGGCCCACGCCAAGGACATCCTGGGCATCGTGCTGACCCACGCCCATGAGGACCACATCGGCGCCGTGGCCTGGCTGTGGCCGCGCCTGCGCGCGCCGCTGTACGCCACGCCGTTCACCGCCTTCCTGCTGCGCGAGAAGCTGCGCGAGAACGAGGACTCCGCCGACGCCGAGATCACCGAGGTCCCGCTGGGCGGAACCATCAAGCTCGGTCCCTTCGAGATCGACCTCATCACCCTGACCCATTCGATCCCCGAGCCTAACGGCCTGGCGATCCGCACCCCGCTGGGCACCATCCTCCACACCGGCGACTGGAAGATCGACCCCGATCCCGTGCTGGGCTCGGTGACCGACGAAGGCGCAATCCGCAGGTTAGGCGACGAGGGCGTCCTGGCCATGGTCTGCGACTCCACAAACGTCTTCGTCGACGGCGAGGCGGGGTCGGAGGCCGACGTCCGGGACGCCATGGCCAAGCTGATCTCCGGCCTGACCGGCAAGGTGGCGGTGGCCTGTTTCGCCTCCAACGTGGCGCGCATGGACTCGATCATCCGAGCGGGGGAGGCCGCGGGCCGCCGCGTCTGCCTGGTCGGCCGCTCGATGCACCGGATGGCGGCGGCGGCCAAGTCGGTCGGCCTGTTCTCCGACATCAAGGAGTTCCTCACCGACGGCGAGGCCAGGCACTTCCCCGACGACAAGATCCTCTATCTCTGCACCGGCAGCCAGGGTGAACCCCGCGCGGCCCTCTCGCGGATCGCCGACGGGACCCACCAGCATGTGAAGCTGGGGGCGGGCGACGCCTGCGTCTTCTCCTCGCGGGTCATTCCCGGCAACGAGGTGCCGATCCGCAACCTGCAGAACCGCCTCGCCGATCGCGGGGTGCGGCTCTACACGGAGCGCGATCATCCGGGGATCCACGTCTCCGGCCACCCCTGCCGCGACGAGCTGGCCCGCATGTACGCCTGGGCTCGCCCGGAGATCGCGGTGCCCACCCACGGCGAGCGCCGCCACCTGCTGGAGCACGCCGCCTTCGCCAAGGACCTGCAGGTCAAGCAGACAGTGGCCCCGCGCAACGGCGACATGGTCCGCCTGGCCCCCGGCCGCGCCGAGATCATCGACGAGGTCCCGGCGGGCCGCATCTATGTGGACGCCGGTTTCCTGACCCCTGAGAACGGCGACGCCCTGCGCGAGCGTCGCCACGCGGCCTATAACGGCGTGCTGGCGGTCTCCGTGGTGCTGGACGGACGCGGCAAGATCGTCTCGGGCCCGCGGGTCAAGGCCCTGGGTCTCCCGGCCGACGAAGACTATTCGATGGACGAGGTGCTGGACGACCTGGCCGAGGATGCCGAGACGGCCTTCGGCAAGCTCAAGGGCGACCAGCGCGAGATCGATTCCGAGGTCGAGATGGCCCTGTCGCGGGCCGTGAAGAAGGCCAGCCAGCGCATCTGGGGAAAGCGGCCCGTGGTGGAGACCACGGTATTGCGGGTGTGA
- the mce gene encoding methylmalonyl-CoA epimerase — translation MIGRLNHVGIATPSIAESVAMYRDMLGATQVSETKILEEQGVYVCFVDLPNSQIELIEPYGEASPIHAFLAKNPKGGQHHVCFEVPDIIVARDDMQAKGATVLNDGKPRIGAHGVPVIFVHPKNMGGVLVELMETPKDAH, via the coding sequence ATGATCGGAAGACTGAACCACGTGGGGATCGCGACCCCTTCCATCGCCGAGTCCGTCGCCATGTATCGCGACATGCTGGGCGCCACTCAGGTCAGCGAGACCAAGATCCTGGAAGAGCAGGGGGTCTATGTCTGCTTCGTCGACCTGCCCAACAGCCAGATCGAGCTGATCGAGCCCTATGGCGAGGCCTCGCCGATCCACGCTTTCCTGGCCAAGAATCCCAAGGGCGGCCAGCACCATGTCTGCTTCGAGGTGCCCGACATCATCGTCGCTCGCGACGACATGCAGGCCAAGGGCGCCACGGTGCTCAACGACGGCAAGCCCCGCATCGGGGCGCACGGCGTGCCGGTGATCTTCGTCCATCCGAAGAACATGGGCGGCGTGCTGGTCGAGCTGATGGAAACCCCGAAGGACGCTCACTGA
- a CDS encoding DUF1467 family protein, which produces MGIATGIAIFLTIWWTVLFAILPLGVVSHAEAGINKGDGGDPGAPVDPKLRKKFFTTTWIAAILWTILFLVLHFRLIVLPPLPASWT; this is translated from the coding sequence ATGGGTATCGCCACCGGCATCGCGATCTTCCTGACCATCTGGTGGACCGTGTTGTTCGCCATCCTGCCGCTGGGCGTCGTCAGCCACGCTGAAGCGGGGATCAACAAAGGCGACGGCGGCGATCCGGGCGCGCCGGTCGACCCCAAGCTCAGGAAGAAGTTCTTCACCACCACCTGGATCGCCGCGATCCTGTGGACGATCCTCTTCCTGGTGCTGCACTTCCGGCTGATCGTCCTGCCGCCGCTGCCCGCGAGCTGGACCTAG
- a CDS encoding lipoprotein-releasing ABC transporter permease subunit, producing MSMTASTNGRAPPFGQWERAVATRYLRAKRSQGGVALISIISFVGIMLAVAVLIIVMSVMNGFRTELLSRILGFSGHLYVAGGVLNSPDRDAMIARIGQMPGVIQVTPVVEAQAMALGNGQISGAIVRGITPRDLKATRLVSDNITRGSMAGFGEGEYGGDLILVGDRLAQALGVQPGDALSLVSPVGGATAFGGTPLRKTYTVAGTFTVGMSEYDQTFIYMPLEQAQLFFGRETGIDYVEIKLEDPDESVAMKPDLAKVAGPAALLTDWTEKNASYWGALKVERNVMRLILMMLVAIAAMNIISGLVMLVKNKGRDIAILRTMGAGQGSILRIFFMAGAAVGVLGTLAGLVIGSLFCIFIGEIQQAVEWVTGAQVFSSDIYFLSRIPAKIDWREVGVITFWALAMSFLATLPPAWRASRLDPVEALRYE from the coding sequence ATGAGCATGACCGCCAGCACCAACGGCCGCGCGCCGCCCTTCGGCCAGTGGGAGCGCGCCGTGGCCACGCGCTACCTGCGCGCCAAGCGCAGCCAGGGCGGGGTGGCGCTGATCTCCATCATCTCCTTCGTCGGCATCATGCTGGCCGTGGCGGTGCTGATCATCGTCATGAGCGTGATGAACGGCTTCCGCACCGAACTGCTGTCGCGGATCCTCGGTTTTTCCGGCCATCTCTACGTCGCGGGCGGGGTGCTGAACTCTCCCGACCGGGACGCCATGATCGCGCGTATCGGCCAGATGCCCGGGGTGATCCAGGTGACTCCGGTGGTCGAGGCCCAGGCCATGGCGCTGGGCAATGGCCAGATCAGCGGCGCCATCGTGCGCGGCATCACGCCCAGGGACCTCAAGGCCACCAGGCTGGTCTCCGACAACATCACTCGCGGCTCCATGGCCGGCTTCGGCGAGGGCGAGTATGGCGGCGACCTGATCCTGGTGGGCGACCGCCTGGCCCAGGCCCTAGGCGTCCAGCCCGGCGACGCGCTCAGCCTGGTTTCGCCGGTCGGCGGCGCCACGGCCTTCGGCGGCACGCCCTTGCGCAAGACCTACACGGTGGCCGGCACCTTCACCGTCGGCATGAGCGAGTACGACCAGACCTTCATCTACATGCCCCTGGAACAGGCCCAGCTGTTCTTCGGACGTGAGACCGGGATCGACTATGTCGAGATCAAGCTGGAAGACCCCGACGAGTCCGTGGCCATGAAGCCCGACCTGGCCAAGGTCGCCGGCCCCGCGGCGCTGCTCACGGACTGGACCGAGAAGAACGCGTCCTACTGGGGGGCGCTCAAGGTCGAGCGCAACGTCATGCGGCTGATCCTGATGATGCTGGTCGCCATCGCGGCCATGAACATCATCTCGGGCCTGGTGATGCTGGTGAAGAACAAGGGCCGCGACATCGCCATCCTGCGGACCATGGGCGCCGGGCAGGGGTCGATCCTGCGCATCTTCTTCATGGCCGGCGCGGCGGTGGGGGTGCTGGGCACCCTGGCCGGCCTGGTGATCGGCTCCCTTTTCTGCATCTTCATCGGCGAGATCCAGCAGGCGGTGGAGTGGGTCACCGGCGCCCAGGTCTTCTCCTCGGACATCTATTTCCTCAGCCGCATCCCGGCCAAGATCGACTGGCGGGAGGTCGGCGTGATCACCTTCTGGGCCTTGGCCATGTCGTTCCTGGCGACCTTGCCGCCCGCCTGGCGCGCCTCGCGCCTCGATCCGGTGGAGGCGCTCCGCTATGAGTGA
- a CDS encoding ABC transporter ATP-binding protein, producing the protein MSEPVLSIRGLRRTYKSGDRTLVVLDGAALDVKPGEIVGLIGPSGSGKSSLLHAAGLLEHPDAGEIHIEGRDCSDLSDRQRTRVRLAAIGFVYQAHHLLAEFTALDNVALPQMIAGRSRKAARARALELLTTLGLAERVDHQPAQMSGGEQQRVAIARALANAPRLLLADEPTGNLDPATSAAVFESLYDLARKTGVAALVATHNLELARHMDRVVALKDGKLEEQTRA; encoded by the coding sequence ATGAGTGAGCCTGTCCTCTCCATCCGCGGCCTGCGCCGCACCTACAAGAGCGGCGACCGTACTCTTGTGGTGCTGGACGGCGCCGCGCTCGACGTGAAACCGGGCGAGATCGTCGGCCTGATCGGGCCGTCGGGTTCGGGCAAGTCCTCGCTGCTGCACGCCGCGGGCCTGCTGGAGCATCCCGACGCCGGCGAGATCCATATCGAGGGCCGCGACTGTTCCGACCTCAGCGACCGCCAGCGCACCCGGGTCCGCCTGGCCGCGATCGGCTTCGTCTACCAGGCGCACCATCTCCTGGCCGAGTTCACCGCGCTCGACAACGTCGCCCTGCCACAGATGATCGCCGGGCGTTCGCGCAAGGCCGCGCGCGCGCGCGCGCTGGAGCTCCTGACCACCCTGGGCCTGGCCGAGCGGGTCGATCACCAGCCGGCCCAGATGTCGGGCGGCGAACAGCAGCGGGTGGCCATCGCCCGGGCGCTCGCCAACGCGCCGCGCCTCCTGCTGGCCGACGAGCCCACCGGGAACCTCGACCCCGCCACCTCCGCGGCGGTGTTCGAGAGCCTCTACGACCTGGCGCGCAAGACCGGGGTCGCGGCCTTGGTCGCCACCCACAACCTTGAGCTCGCCCGCCACATGGACCGGGTGGTGGCGCTGAAGGACGGCAAGCTGGAAGAGCAGACGAGAGCATAG
- the sidA gene encoding cell division inhibitor SidA: MVRLARESLAFVSVAGFVWMMCAVAQLAA, encoded by the coding sequence ATGGTTCGTTTGGCTCGGGAATCACTGGCCTTTGTGTCGGTGGCGGGGTTTGTCTGGATGATGTGCGCCGTGGCCCAGTTGGCGGCCTAG
- the dnaE gene encoding DNA polymerase III subunit alpha, with product MSDAVNEGFVHLRVRSAYSLLEGAIKAEKIGELAAKAEMPAVALTDRANLFGALEFSVITKETGVQPIVGCALPVTGIGGGQTDRWSKVPTILLLAQSERGYLNLSELSSAAYLQADGTEDVSVSWEMVARHAEGLILLSGGVDGPIDPLFAQGKAAEGKAALAEMAAVFGDRFYVELQRHGMAAQAAAEPELVAFAYENDLPLVATNDVYFAKQEMYAAHEALLCIADGAFISQEERRRVTPEHYFKTAETMRALFADLPEACDNTLDIARRCAFMVKKRDPILPRFPTVGGRTEAEELAEQAREGLRRRLVGHKLSQDEDVYWQRLEREIGVIQSMGFSGYFLIVSDFMKWAVAQGIPVGPGRGSGAGSLVAWSLLITGLDPIRYGLIFERFLNPERVSMPDFDIDFCQERREEVIGYVQQHYGRDRVAQIITFGTLQARAVLRDVGRVLQLPLGQVDRLAKMVPANPANPVTLAKAIEIEPRLQQAKEEDEAVAQLLDVALQLEGLYRNASTHAAGVVIADRPLTELSPLYRDPRSEFPATQFNMKWVESAGLVKFDFLGLKTLTVIDRAMKHLAKRGADFPLEQLPLDDAKSYELMASGQTVGVFQLEGQGMRDTLRQLRPNSLEEVTALISLYRPGPMDSIPAYVDCKAGRKPLNVYHPLLEPVLTDTYGVIVYQEQVMNIARIMAGYSLGEADLLRRAMGKKKKEEMDQQRVRFATGAAERGVPKDLAETLFELMAKFSGYGFNKSHAAPYALIGYQTAWLKANTPAEFFAASMSLDISNTEKLAVFYQDAKRFGVKMHAPDVNRSGADFEVEDGEVLYALGGIRNLGLQAMEHVVAVRREGGPFRDLFDFVERVDPKQVNKRAFETLARAGAFDGLHPNRAQILAAADVLAGHGQSMAADRASSQASLFGGDQEAQRPRLPKVEQWTPVQRLDEELAAVGFYLSGHPLDDMVEALRRRRTDLLADVIPKAEAGSEAFRMAGVVRRKQERASQSSGEKFAFVTLSDPTGEYEVLFPPEALRRCRDLLEPGKAVAIKVRAKAKDGEVRFFGDDAEPVEKAIENAVAGLRVHLAPRSAEIEALKKRLEGSVNARGGEIILVAGVEGGREVEVKLPGRFTLDGAVRGALKTSPGVVFVEDL from the coding sequence GTGAGCGACGCGGTGAACGAAGGCTTCGTCCACCTGCGGGTCCGATCGGCCTATTCGTTGCTGGAAGGCGCGATCAAGGCCGAGAAGATCGGCGAGCTCGCCGCCAAGGCCGAGATGCCGGCCGTGGCCCTGACCGACCGGGCCAACCTGTTCGGGGCGTTGGAGTTCTCCGTCATCACCAAGGAGACGGGCGTCCAGCCGATCGTCGGTTGCGCACTGCCGGTGACCGGAATTGGGGGCGGCCAGACCGACCGCTGGTCGAAGGTCCCCACCATCCTGCTGCTGGCCCAGAGCGAGCGGGGCTATCTAAATCTCAGCGAGCTTTCCTCGGCCGCCTATCTGCAGGCCGACGGGACCGAGGACGTTTCGGTGTCCTGGGAGATGGTTGCGCGCCATGCCGAGGGTCTGATCCTGCTCTCGGGCGGCGTCGATGGTCCGATCGATCCGCTGTTCGCTCAGGGCAAGGCCGCCGAAGGCAAGGCTGCGCTCGCCGAGATGGCGGCGGTGTTCGGCGACCGGTTCTATGTGGAGCTCCAGCGTCACGGCATGGCGGCCCAGGCGGCCGCGGAGCCGGAACTGGTGGCCTTCGCCTATGAGAACGACCTGCCGTTGGTCGCCACCAACGACGTCTATTTCGCCAAGCAGGAGATGTACGCCGCCCACGAGGCGCTGCTGTGCATCGCCGACGGCGCCTTCATCAGTCAGGAAGAGCGCCGCCGGGTCACGCCCGAGCATTATTTCAAGACCGCCGAGACCATGCGGGCCCTGTTCGCCGACCTGCCGGAGGCTTGCGACAACACCCTCGACATCGCCCGGCGCTGCGCCTTCATGGTCAAGAAGCGCGACCCGATCCTGCCGCGGTTCCCCACGGTGGGCGGGCGCACCGAGGCCGAGGAACTGGCCGAACAGGCCCGCGAGGGCCTGCGCAGGCGCCTGGTCGGCCACAAGCTCTCGCAGGACGAGGACGTCTACTGGCAGCGGCTGGAGCGCGAGATTGGCGTCATCCAGTCCATGGGCTTCTCCGGCTACTTCCTGATCGTTTCGGACTTCATGAAATGGGCCGTGGCCCAGGGCATTCCGGTGGGGCCTGGGCGGGGCTCCGGGGCCGGTTCGCTGGTGGCCTGGTCGCTGCTGATCACCGGCCTGGACCCGATCCGCTACGGGCTGATCTTCGAACGGTTCCTGAACCCCGAGCGGGTCTCCATGCCCGACTTCGATATCGACTTCTGCCAGGAGCGGCGCGAAGAGGTGATCGGCTATGTGCAGCAGCACTATGGCCGCGATCGCGTCGCCCAGATCATCACCTTCGGCACCCTGCAGGCCCGCGCGGTGCTTCGCGATGTGGGCCGGGTGCTGCAGCTTCCCCTGGGCCAGGTGGACCGGCTGGCCAAGATGGTGCCCGCCAACCCCGCCAATCCGGTGACCCTGGCCAAGGCCATCGAGATCGAGCCGCGCCTGCAGCAGGCCAAGGAGGAAGACGAAGCCGTCGCCCAGCTTCTCGACGTGGCCCTGCAGCTCGAAGGCCTCTACCGCAACGCCTCGACCCACGCCGCAGGCGTGGTGATCGCCGACCGCCCTCTGACTGAGTTGTCGCCGCTCTACCGCGACCCGAGGTCGGAGTTCCCCGCCACCCAGTTCAACATGAAGTGGGTCGAGAGCGCGGGCCTGGTGAAGTTCGACTTCCTGGGCCTGAAAACGCTGACCGTGATCGACCGGGCCATGAAGCATCTGGCCAAGCGCGGTGCGGACTTCCCGCTCGAGCAGCTGCCGTTGGACGACGCCAAGTCCTATGAGCTGATGGCCTCGGGCCAGACAGTCGGGGTGTTCCAGCTGGAAGGGCAGGGCATGCGCGACACGCTGCGCCAGCTTCGGCCCAATTCGCTGGAAGAGGTCACGGCGCTGATCTCGCTCTATCGGCCGGGCCCGATGGATTCAATCCCGGCCTATGTGGACTGTAAGGCCGGCCGCAAGCCGCTGAACGTCTATCACCCCCTGCTGGAGCCGGTGCTGACCGACACCTACGGGGTGATCGTCTACCAGGAGCAGGTGATGAACATCGCCCGCATCATGGCGGGCTACAGCCTGGGAGAGGCCGATCTGCTGCGGCGCGCCATGGGCAAGAAGAAGAAGGAGGAAATGGACCAGCAGCGGGTCCGTTTCGCCACCGGAGCCGCCGAGCGCGGCGTGCCCAAGGACCTGGCTGAGACCCTGTTCGAGCTGATGGCCAAGTTCTCGGGCTACGGCTTCAACAAGTCGCATGCCGCGCCCTACGCCCTGATCGGCTATCAGACGGCCTGGTTGAAGGCCAATACGCCGGCGGAGTTCTTCGCCGCCTCCATGAGCCTCGACATCTCCAACACCGAAAAGCTCGCGGTCTTCTACCAGGACGCCAAGCGCTTCGGGGTGAAGATGCATGCCCCCGATGTGAACCGCTCGGGCGCCGACTTCGAAGTGGAAGACGGGGAGGTGCTCTATGCGCTGGGCGGGATCCGCAATCTGGGCCTGCAGGCCATGGAGCATGTGGTGGCGGTGCGTCGGGAAGGCGGGCCGTTCCGCGACCTGTTCGATTTCGTCGAGCGGGTCGATCCCAAGCAGGTGAACAAGCGCGCGTTCGAGACACTGGCTCGCGCCGGCGCCTTCGACGGCCTGCATCCCAACCGCGCCCAGATCCTGGCCGCGGCCGACGTGCTGGCCGGCCACGGCCAGAGCATGGCCGCCGATCGCGCCTCTTCCCAGGCTTCGCTGTTCGGCGGCGACCAGGAGGCCCAGCGCCCACGCCTGCCCAAGGTTGAGCAGTGGACCCCGGTCCAGCGCCTGGATGAGGAACTGGCCGCCGTCGGCTTCTATCTCTCCGGCCACCCGCTGGACGACATGGTCGAGGCGCTTCGGCGCCGGCGCACCGACCTGCTGGCCGACGTCATTCCCAAGGCCGAGGCGGGATCGGAGGCCTTCCGCATGGCCGGTGTCGTCCGCCGCAAGCAGGAACGGGCCTCGCAATCCTCGGGCGAGAAGTTCGCCTTCGTGACCCTGTCCGATCCCACCGGCGAATACGAGGTGCTGTTCCCGCCAGAGGCTCTGCGCAGGTGTCGCGACCTGCTGGAGCCTGGCAAGGCAGTGGCCATCAAGGTCCGCGCCAAGGCCAAGGACGGCGAGGTGCGCTTCTTCGGGGACGACGCCGAGCCGGTGGAGAAGGCGATCGAGAACGCCGTGGCCGGCCTGCGCGTGCACCTGGCGCCGCGGAGCGCCGAGATCGAGGCGCTGAAGAAGCGGTTGGAAGGCTCGGTCAACGCCCGAGGCGGCGAGATCATCCTGGTGGCTGGGGTCGAGGGGGGCCGCGAGGTGGAGGTCAAGCTGCCCGGCCGCTTCACCCTTGACGGGGCCGTGCGCGGTGCGCTGAAGACCTCGCCCGGCGTGGTCTTCGTCGAGGACCTCTAG
- a CDS encoding VOC family protein, whose translation MLGHVSFGVKDLARAGVFYDAVLLPLGWIRLWDDPKGLGYGRPGEGEKLNLFPHADARPPGPGFHLAFDAPDQASVDAFHAAALAAGGTDRGAPGLRRAYSPTYYAAFVMDPDGHRLEAVHQ comes from the coding sequence TTGCTGGGCCATGTGTCCTTTGGGGTGAAGGACCTGGCCCGAGCCGGGGTGTTCTATGACGCAGTCCTGCTCCCGCTTGGCTGGATCCGGCTATGGGACGATCCCAAGGGCCTGGGCTACGGCCGTCCGGGGGAGGGCGAGAAGCTCAACCTGTTTCCCCATGCCGACGCTCGCCCGCCCGGTCCTGGATTCCACCTGGCCTTCGATGCGCCGGACCAGGCGTCGGTTGACGCCTTCCATGCCGCCGCTCTGGCCGCCGGCGGAACCGATCGCGGCGCGCCGGGCCTGCGACGCGCTTACAGCCCGACCTATTACGCAGCTTTCGTCATGGATCCGGACGGTCATCGGCTCGAAGCCGTCCACCAATAG
- the rpsB gene encoding 30S ribosomal protein S2, producing MALPEFSMRQLLEAGAHFGHQTHRWNPKMDRYIFGSRSNIHIIDLSQSIPLLHQALVKVREVAASGGRVLFVGTKRQASEPVAVAAKRSAQYYVNHRWLGGTLTNWRTVSGSIARLRELEGLLEGDGSVGRSKKELLQMTRERDKLELSLGGIKDMGGIPDLMFVIDTNKEAIAIQEARKLNIPVIAILDTNCNPDGITYPIPGNDDAARAIQLYCDLMADSVLDGLAAGQSAAGVDLGASVAPIEPTLARELSPEPVAPVAAAPEPVAAAPVAAEPVPEPVATEPETTAAEAPAAEPTATKD from the coding sequence ATGGCGCTTCCTGAATTCTCCATGCGTCAGCTCCTGGAAGCTGGCGCGCACTTCGGCCACCAGACCCACCGCTGGAATCCGAAGATGGACCGCTACATCTTCGGCTCGCGGTCGAACATCCACATCATCGACCTTTCGCAGTCGATCCCGCTGCTGCACCAGGCCCTGGTGAAAGTTCGCGAAGTCGCCGCGTCCGGCGGCCGCGTGCTGTTCGTCGGCACCAAGCGCCAGGCCTCCGAGCCCGTCGCGGTCGCGGCCAAGCGTTCGGCCCAGTACTACGTCAACCACCGCTGGCTCGGCGGCACGCTCACCAACTGGCGCACCGTTTCGGGCTCCATCGCCCGCCTGCGCGAGCTGGAAGGCCTGCTAGAGGGCGACGGCAGCGTCGGCCGTTCCAAGAAGGAACTGCTGCAGATGACCCGCGAGCGGGACAAGCTGGAGCTGAGCCTCGGCGGTATCAAGGACATGGGCGGCATCCCCGACCTGATGTTCGTGATCGACACCAACAAGGAAGCGATCGCGATCCAGGAAGCCCGCAAGCTCAACATCCCGGTCATCGCCATCCTCGATACCAACTGCAATCCGGACGGCATCACCTATCCGATCCCGGGCAACGATGACGCCGCGCGCGCCATCCAGCTCTACTGCGATCTGATGGCCGACTCGGTCCTCGACGGCCTGGCCGCCGGCCAATCGGCCGCCGGCGTCGACCTGGGCGCCTCGGTGGCTCCGATCGAGCCGACCCTGGCCCGTGAACTGTCGCCCGAGCCCGTGGCCCCGGTCGCGGCGGCTCCCGAGCCCGTCGCCGCCGCGCCGGTCGCCGCTGAGCCGGTTCCCGAGCCGGTAGCGACCGAACCGGAGACCACCGCGGCGGAAGCCCCGGCGGCTGAACCGACCGCGACGAAGGACTAG